The window AATGAACAGGAGCCCCTGACATGCCCCCGGCCACCCGTCTCACCTATCTCTGCACGACATGCCGTTCCGACCGTGTCAAGCTCGACGCATGGGCCGCCTGGTCCGTCGAATCCCAGTCCTGGGAACTCGACTCCACCATGCAAATGGCCTTCTGCCAGGACTGCGAATGCGAAACGAGCCTTGTCCCGTCGCGCATTTTTGTGCGAGATTCCCCTCCGTGACCGGGCGCGAGTTCATAGCGGGAGTGAGAAGACTTGCACGCAGGAACGGGATCGCGGTCAGATTCGACAGGACGAGGGGCAAGGGCAGCCACGGCACCCTCTATTACGGCGACCGCCATACCGTGGTGAAGGACCGCAGGAAGCCGCTCA is drawn from Deltaproteobacteria bacterium and contains these coding sequences:
- a CDS encoding type II toxin-antitoxin system HicA family toxin — protein: MRRLARRNGIAVRFDRTRGKGSHGTLYYGDRHTVVKDRRKPLKTGTLHGMCKQLGIDPDDL